From one Pirellulales bacterium genomic stretch:
- a CDS encoding ATP-dependent Clp protease proteolytic subunit, with product MSPSAAYRDYQRQRTMTLGDLLLENRIVFLQSEIHDLTANEVVMKLLYLQSENRRKDIHFYINSPGGSVTATLAIYDTMQMVSCPVATYCVGLAASGGAVLLAGGTKGKRYALPHSKVMIHQPYGQVGGQVSDIEIQADEILKTRDVLNTILANHTGQPKERIARDTDRDRYMNAAEAKEYGLVDEIITRPPGSEEEE from the coding sequence ATGAGTCCTTCGGCCGCTTACCGCGATTATCAGCGGCAGCGGACGATGACGCTCGGCGACCTGCTGCTGGAAAACCGCATCGTCTTCCTGCAGAGCGAAATCCACGATCTCACGGCCAACGAGGTCGTGATGAAGCTGCTCTACTTGCAAAGCGAAAACCGCCGCAAGGACATCCATTTCTACATCAACTCGCCCGGCGGTAGCGTCACGGCGACGCTGGCCATCTACGACACCATGCAAATGGTCAGCTGCCCTGTGGCGACCTACTGCGTGGGCCTCGCGGCCAGCGGAGGCGCCGTCCTGCTGGCCGGCGGCACCAAGGGCAAACGCTACGCCCTGCCCCATTCGAAGGTCATGATCCACCAGCCCTACGGCCAGGTCGGCGGGCAGGTGTCGGACATCGAAATTCAGGCCGACGAGATTCTCAAGACCCGCGACGTGCTGAACACGATCCTGGCCAACCATACGGGCCAACCCAAGGAGCGGATCGCCCGGGACACCGACCGCGACCGCTACATGAACGCCGCCGAAGCGAAGGAATACGGCCTCGTCGACGAAATCATCACGCGCCCGCCGGGCAGCGAAGAGGAAGAATAA
- the tig gene encoding trigger factor: MARSDEDNDDRENDLEDLADSAQSEDGAESENAEPEKLSLDVKIDARGACQRHITVTVSREDVDRYLDRAFGELRQTALVPGFRAGRAPRRLVEQRFRKDVADQVKGSLLMDSLGQVTEEHNLAAISEPDFDPLVIEIPEEGPMTFEFDLEVRPEFTVPNWKGLKIERPVREISDADIDRRMQEVLTSRARLVPKDGAAAVGDYIATRLTFKHGDEVLSSSDEEVIRIRPVLSFRDGRIEKFDKLMKGVQAGETRTAEMPIAQDAPNEKLRGEKVTAVFDVLEVKSLELPEITPALLDTFDCSTEEEFRGRIGQDLQRQIEYAQQQRAREQVLAALTVAADWELPPELLKRQTEREMQRMVLELRRNGFTDREIQAHQNELRQNSLQRTAKMLKEHFILERIAEEEQVEDVPGDYDREIEMIASQSGESPRRTRAQLEKRGMMDILRNQIIERKVIEMILQEAAFKDVPFELPTADSEALDQSAGGGDEEVIPEAQESGIAEPLRTRPERE, from the coding sequence ATGGCCCGCAGTGACGAAGACAACGACGACCGCGAAAACGATCTCGAAGATCTGGCCGACAGCGCTCAGTCAGAAGATGGCGCCGAATCGGAAAACGCCGAACCGGAAAAGCTGTCGCTCGACGTAAAGATCGACGCCCGCGGGGCGTGCCAGCGTCATATTACCGTGACGGTGTCGCGCGAAGACGTCGATCGCTATCTCGATCGCGCTTTTGGCGAGTTGCGTCAAACGGCGCTGGTGCCCGGCTTCCGCGCCGGCCGCGCGCCGCGCAGGCTGGTCGAGCAGCGCTTCCGCAAGGACGTCGCCGATCAGGTCAAGGGTTCGCTGTTGATGGACAGCCTCGGCCAGGTGACCGAGGAACACAATCTGGCCGCGATCAGCGAGCCCGACTTCGACCCCCTGGTGATCGAGATCCCGGAAGAAGGTCCGATGACCTTCGAATTCGATCTCGAAGTCCGTCCCGAGTTCACCGTGCCGAACTGGAAGGGGCTGAAGATTGAGCGCCCGGTGCGCGAGATCAGCGATGCCGACATCGACCGGCGGATGCAGGAGGTGCTCACCTCCCGCGCTCGGCTGGTGCCCAAGGACGGTGCGGCGGCCGTGGGCGACTACATCGCCACGCGGCTCACTTTCAAGCACGGCGACGAAGTCTTGTCGTCGAGCGACGAGGAAGTTATCCGCATTCGGCCGGTGCTCAGTTTCCGTGACGGCCGGATCGAAAAATTCGACAAGCTGATGAAGGGCGTGCAGGCCGGCGAAACGCGTACGGCCGAAATGCCGATCGCGCAGGACGCCCCCAACGAAAAGCTGCGTGGCGAAAAAGTCACGGCCGTGTTCGACGTCCTCGAGGTCAAGTCGCTGGAACTGCCGGAGATCACGCCGGCCCTGCTCGACACGTTCGATTGTTCGACCGAGGAGGAGTTCCGCGGCCGGATCGGCCAGGATCTCCAGCGGCAAATCGAATATGCCCAGCAACAGCGTGCCCGCGAACAAGTGCTCGCCGCGTTGACCGTGGCGGCCGACTGGGAATTGCCCCCCGAGTTGCTCAAGCGGCAGACCGAACGCGAAATGCAGCGGATGGTGCTCGAATTGCGTCGCAACGGGTTCACCGACCGCGAGATCCAGGCGCATCAGAACGAATTGCGGCAGAACAGCCTGCAGCGCACGGCCAAGATGCTCAAAGAGCACTTCATCCTCGAACGGATTGCCGAAGAAGAGCAGGTCGAAGACGTGCCGGGCGATTACGACCGCGAAATCGAAATGATCGCCAGCCAGAGCGGCGAAAGCCCCCGGCGGACGCGTGCTCAGCTCGAGAAGCGGGGCATGATGGACATTTTGCGGAATCAGATCATCGAGCGCAAAGTCATCGAGATGATCCTGCAGGAGGCCGCTTTCAAGGACGTGCCTTTCGAGCTGCCCACGGCCGATTCCGAGGCCTTGGACCAGTCGGCAGGCGGGGGGGACGAGGAAGTCATTCCCGAGGCCCAGGAAAGCGGCATAGCCGAGCCGCTCCGGACACGTCCGGAACGCGAATAA